The DNA window ATATGTAATAATAGTGACCCAACCTGCTTCGCTTGAGAGGGCTAACAGTATCATAGCACAAGACAGCACAGCTTTGGCATACTGCTTGCAACTATTCTTACAATGTGTCATGTCAACCTTCGCGTAGTCATTTATATCACTGGTATAATCTTCTCCTGAATACAAAATAGAGAAGACTATTAACCATGAAACAGAGATCAGAATTAAGGTGCTTTTTCCACCTTCTTACCCAGCAGCTCACTGTCTCACATATACACCTACAAACTAATTGAACTATTTATCACACAAACAGGGAAGGAAgaactaaaagaaaaaagttactgttatatctatttttaaatacataggAGGTATTCGGATACTACCATGCCCCCTGCAGTCCACCTTGTCAGATTGGGGTCCATACACATACCTACTTAGATTAGCTATTTTATAAAATAGTGTCACTGTGGTTTTAGTTTACCCAGTATTCTCAACCCTAACCCATTcaaatcatgagtcaggacccccaaaatcatgagactggctttaaAAAAGAATGtggttacaaataaaaataaaggttgGGTTATATTTATTCATTGTCTAGTTTCTGAGTTTTAGaatgcacttgggtcacattttcaagcttttctctgcaaccatgagggctagaaaattgttttttaaacaaaaggtgTGGTTTACACAAATCATATGAatctaggagctggggctttaagaaataaCCAAATACGGCAGGATTTAAGATAAAATCCAGATTATTGACAATGTTGTACTTTATCAGCTCTTTTCCAAGAGATCCTTACATTTCTGACAACATAGAAACAGCCATATTGGTCAGACCAACGGTTCATCTAGGCTAATATCCTGTcttcaatgccagatgcttcaaagggaaagaacagaacagggcaatcatcaagtgatccatcccctgacatcaagtcccagcatctggcagtcagggatttagggacacccagagcatggggaagCATCACTGaccttcttggctaatagccattgatggacctatcctccatgaatgtatctaattcttttgtgAATCCAATTATAGGTTTTGTCTTCACATTTCCTGGCAAAGagatccacaggttgactgtgtgttgtgtgaagtacttccttttatttgctttgaACCTGcaccctattaatttcattgggtaactctctcctagttcttgtgttatgtgaaggagtaaataacacttccttattcactatctccacacccttcatgattttatagacctctatcataattccccttagttgtctcttttcgaAGACGaataatcccagtctttttaatctctcttcatatagaagctgttccatacccttaatcatttttgttgcccttctctatacctttttCCAATTATAatgtctttttttgagatgatgtgaccagaactgcacacagtattcaaggtgggagtgtaccatggatttatatagtgtcattATGACATTTACTGTCCATGACAATCTGTATCCCTATGGTCAccctttttacaagactatgataaatgttatataaagtatgccttgtaaggtatcatttgaaaactcacaaTTTACTGATCATtcttgtcctgataaaatatgtggcaacattgtatgtaaagttataaaattcTACTGTAAAAGACATGTTCTAAGTCTAGGGAAACAGCTTCAAACCAGTTCCCCAGAGCCAAAAGGCTAGCCAACACCTCAGCCCAGTGTCAACATCATCATATGGACTATTACCTgattaagtggccattctttggcaggaagaaggaTGTGAGTGAGAAATTTACATATTGGCAATGGAACAGCTGGAAGTTCCTGACCAAACAAACTTTCcatctcctgaatctcagctgaTGATTTTCAAAGTGGAAAATAACTGTAAGAAGTGGGAACAGAGGACACAAATTATCTCTCTCTTCATATGTAGTCATGCACAGCACTGACAATACTTGAAAGACAAAGTAAGCACCAGTCAactggggagggatcctggctgAAAGATCCAGTCAATAAGACTGCTAGAACATGTGGTGAGAAAGATCCTTTTGCTTTAAGTTCACTAAGCTTGTTAAATTAGGTATTAGTTTGCATttcaccttttatttctttgtaaccaattctgacttttatgccttattccttgtaatcacttaaaatctatttttctgtagttaataaacttgttttattgttttatctaaatcaGTGAGTGTTTGGAGTGAAGTGTTTAGGAACTTTAATTGGGataacaagatttgtgcatatcattttctattaatggaTTTTATACGAACTTGAATTGTCCAGGAAGGTGCTGGGCAAAAGATGCACATTactggggggaaatctgggactgggagtttgctgtTGTTGTCCTGCTGGTGTAATTCATGGGCGGATAGCTAAGCACTCATACAGTATAGCTGGGATTGATTTATATGATGGAGGCTGTGGGTAGGGAGACCAGGCATAGTTACTCTCAGAGCAAAGCAGTGAAAAAGGCCCCTCAGGGTGGAAAATTGAGGGGATATAGCTCTCCATCAGTCcagactgtaccctgggaaaTATCacactgtcttattatctaccattgtcctaatggttcctaaccttgatagcttttttgattgctgctgcacattgagcagctgTTTTTAGAGAACGATCCACAgtgaccccaagatctctttcttgagtggtaacacctaatatagaccccattattttgtatgtatccTTGAGATTGTTTCCCaaaatgcattactttgcatgtcttcaacattgaatttcatctgccatttttttgcccTCTATAGGAGCAGCAGAAGTGCCCTAAAAGTGGGTGGACCACAGGCGCTGGAACCATGCCCCCGACTCCTTCATCCCAAGCCCCAGCACTGCCCACCTCactatttatccctttccccAACTTATAAAtatatgagtatgttgaacagcatcGGTCCCAGTACAGCTCGCTGGGGGACAcacctatttacctctctccattctgaaacctATTCTTTCCTACCCTGGGTTCCCTattttttaatcagttactgatccatgagaggaccgtcCTCTCTTgtctcatcccatgccagctttctgttcatAAGAGCCTGTGGTCAGAGACCTTGTCAAAAGATTTCTGAAAGTTCAAATACACTGCAGCCTCTGGATCACGCTGGTCCACATGTTGGTTGACGCCCCTCAAAGAATGCTAATTAATTCTGTCCCGAGATTGTTGTTTTGGCTACTTCAAAAATGAAGCGTTAAAACCACAGCTACTGGCTGGTTAATAAATACGGTATTGCAGGAGCTGCGTGGAAGCAAACCAGGATTGTGTTGCCCAAGCACAAAGCTCACAGGGGAGCCCAGACCGGGGGAGGAGCGTTCAGCTTGGGAAGCGAAGCGTGAGCCGCATCTGGCCGGCCGGAGCAGGGGAAGTGCTCGGCGGGGGAGGCCGCCTGGAGGCCGCGCTGCTGAGTCAGCTCCTCCGACATGACCCGCCCCCAGTCATATGACGAGGGGCCGCGGCTTGGGGCAAAGCCGAGTGGGGGGCGGGCAAGTGAGCCCTGCGCTGCTGGCGGAGGGGCTGCGccggggaggaggaggcagcggcAGTagaggcagcggcagcagcaggcgCTAGAGTGCGCGGTGCGGAGGTGGCTGCTCGGGGGGCTGCCCCGGGGCCCCGCGGGGAGGGCAGGGGCAAGAGTTCGAGTCCCAGCCGCTCCCTCAGGGCTAAAATGGCGCCCGCGGGAGGCGGCTGGTGTCCCTTTGTTGGAAGGGCTTTAAATTCCCGCTCCCGCCGGCCGTGCAGCGCCGTCGGTGCCGGAGTGCAGGCCCCACGATCAGCCGCAGCCTCCCGCAGTGACCGTGGGCAGGTGCTCGCTGAGCCGCCGGCACAGGGGCCCCAGCGCCTGGCCAGACTGAGGCGGGGGGTTGTCGGTAGCCCCTGATGAGCGGGGATGGCCCAGCCTGTGCCTGCTTTGAAAGACCCATTGCTGCCTTccgctccctctctgcccccctgaaGGAGGCGAATGCCCCTGTCCAGGAGCGGGGCTGCTTCCTAGCAGAGCGGTCACCCAGCTGCCCTGGGGAGAGGTGACACTGGAAGGTCCCCCATGCTCTCCGGGCCTAGGCTGGGACTGGGGGTGTGAGGTGGGCCTGAGCTCCCGCAGGGAATGTAGGACCGAGCTGATCTCTTCCCAGAACACTCTCTGGGGTGGCAGCTTTCTCAGGCCTTGTTCTTTACCTGGGGTTAACTAATGCCCGTGATGGATCCGGGGAACACCCACCCTGTCTTTAGTTTCACTGTCAGGTAAATTAGGCCAGGTCACCTGCAGCCAGTGGGTTGCCTTCTGCTTAGCTCTCACTCCCTTGGGAAGAGGGATTGCCTGACAGACAGCTCCCCAAGTCTTCAGACTGGGGGTGGGTTCAAAGGGAAGCTGCATTCCCTGTATCTTACTACACCAGAGTGCCAAGATGCCAGCTTCCTTTTAATTTGGGATCGTATCCTCTCCTGCTGGCATGTGGCGAGGCAATGAGGATCTAGTGGAGCCAGGCCTGAAAAGAAGCCAGGGAGTGCTGCCTCCATGGTATTGTTTGcctttctccccatccccactggcTGATCTATGTTCAtaggatttggggtgggggtggggaagagacagggtcCTGTGGAGGAAGCTGTATACCCCTGAAAACACAAACTACTAGGGTAAGCTAATGCTGCTCTGGTCAACGTTAACTTGCCCCTTTCTTTCCCTTTGTAAGTGGTAACCCTAtttgggcaggttctgggcacccgCTTGCAGAGAACCCCTTGTAGTATGGCCTCTGCCAAGCTATACCACCAAGAGTCAGTGATAGCTGGGAAGGAGAGTCAGAATAAAGGCATAGGGTCTGTCAGATTTCCCTGTGCCTCCTCTGATTTGAGGAAGGGTATCCTTAGGAATCTACATCCAGTTTCTTCCAGATCCAGAATGCCACACCATTTCAAGAAACTGGATGCTTAGTAAACCCAAGCTCTTTTCCTGCCCCTATAGGGGAATAACTTGCCTAGGGAGCAATCTCATCCTTAGTGGCTAATTCTTCTTGGTAGtacctgcaccccaatctgggtctatgccggttatgcgatatgtatgtatcttttcatccttgcaaaccatatctgtaaccccccataacccaagcttgaccccagatgtacagtaccttccctctcaacctgtgtatatttcattttaaacatttactttaataaaatttttaaatctgctattggcCAACAGTGTTCCTTTCACAGGGCCAAAGTAACTTGGTTCATGAATGCACTCAGATATTATATGCATCTCTTGCAGTGAGAGGTGGAGAGAGAATGTAACTGGACAGGAAAATTGGTAGCGATATGAGTTCCCAATATTATTTCAATTTAGAAAGTGAACTCCTCTGTTTAAGcttctttattttaaatgtgcAGGAGACAATGAAACTCATCATTCTTGAGAACTATGCGCAAGCCAGTGAGTGGGCTGCAAAATACATTAGGAATCGAATTATCCAGTTTAACCCTGGCCCGGACAAATACTTCACTCTTGGACTTCCCACAGGTAGGCTTTGAAAGAAGATTCATTAAGATGCTGATGGTACCCTCTGTTTAATCAACTGTAAAGCATCCTGACTGTTTCACCAGTTGGAGCATTTAAGTGGCAGAATATTCCCCTAATGTGAAGGGAGTGTCTCCTTATGCAGTTCTGTTGTTATTTGGAGAGCAACAGTCTATATAATTTACTTAGCTTAAGAAACCTTTCTctgtttttaaagtaaataaattatACAGAGTGATGCCTCCCAAATAACAATAATATAGAAGCTGATGCATTGCATAACGAAATACCTCTTCACATAAGTGGAATAGTCAGTGGTGCTTTGGAGAACTGTGTGCTTCCTCAATGTGTAAAATAGAGACCGCATTCAACTACTTACAAGATTAGACCCTTACTACTTGAATTAAAAGAGAATCTTCAATATTACAACTCAACAGAATCATAAttgctcaactgtgtgtcatagcCCCTTTATGGCTAAtcatggagattctcctttagttcAAGTAGTAAGGGTCTGTAATCTTGGAGCAACAGGAGCTGGACTCCGAAAGTTGACGtagatttgtttccatttttttttttatattagggTTGTGATCTAACCACATTCTTGATTTTGGGGAGGCAGCATCAGAAGTGCAACCCACTGGGCTGCCCCTCCCACCACACCATGTAAGAGCTAGTTTGGTCTCACCCAGGCTACTTATGTGATGTCTTGGTAAAACCACTGTTTAGTACATATGgctgcttttatttttgttttataatatTTAGTGCTAAACATCTTCAAAGCAGCTGTGTTCAGACATTGCCTGTCTCACAACACCCTGCTTTGTAAGGTAGATGAATGCTGTCTCGATTTTAAACATAGGGAGTCTGAGGCCCAAAGAGACCATGTGATAGTGGTTGTGTTATTTGCTATACTTAGTAATTTTTAATGTCTCCAGTCATTCCACTaactatttttaatttattctcCGTATCTCTCTTAGGAAGCACTCCTTTAGGATGTTACAAAAAGCTGATTGAGTATTACAAGAATGGAGACTTGTCCTTCAAATATGTGAAAACCTTTAATATGGATGAATATGTAGGTGAGTCGTCAtatttcatgaaatgttgtggtAAGGACACAAtccagcttttttcttttttggctctaaactttatttattttggtgAGTAAAATCAAATGAAATCAGACATTTATGTTAATTCAAAATCACTTTGTATAGAACCCCATGTAAAATGATCCCAAAATCAgatggggaggagaaagagaggaatttggaatactgtgtaatACAAATTAACAAGCTGCAACTTTTCCCTCCAATTAGAGAGATCACATTAGCTATAACTCTCTTAAAAGCTGAGTGATATACTACCTGAGTATATAATTAAAGAAGTCCCACTGAAGATGCTGTTCAAAGATGTTACATACAATCTACTAAATTCCCATTTTAGCCCAGCTTTCTTCTGATCAGGGAAACTGCTACTTGGAGGTTTGGACACAATGCTGCAGCCCTGTCTGTACTTAATAACAGAGACAGGCAGTACTCCAGCAAGACTGCACTTTAGACCTACTGACATGTGGTCCTATTATGTTACATTAGGATTGCCTTGATTGTAAAGTTGTGATGTAATATTCTCTTCTCAGAGCTGGTTCAGAGAGAAAAGTGAACAAATCCTCTGGTTATCAAGGTACCAAACATACGTgctaaatatgtgtgtgtgtttgctcttTGGCCCTAATGCTATTGCATTCTCTTCCTGATTTGAGTGGACAGAATATTCACAGAAAAAGTTATCATAGTCAGAGAGTTTCGGGTTAGGGTTAGACAGTTCTGTAAAGGATGACTCTATAACAATCAGGGAGTTCTTGGAAGAATTCCCTGATTGTTAACCAGACTAAAATTGCTTCTCTGGTTTTGGCATAGTGTTAACAAGCTTGGACTAACAATAATTCTGCAGAATGTTGTAAAGACAAGAAATATTAGACCTGCTGTGTATCTGCTCTTTTGGAGAACCTGCTCCATAATATTAATGCACCATATCCATATAACTAGGATGATGTGCCTCTCCCTAACACTGGGATCTGACTGGAGCTATTGTGACTATTTTTTAAACTCATGGAAGTTAAGGAAGCCCAGCTTGAAGGGCAGATGGGGATACTGGCATTAATTTGTAATCAAAACCCCAGATGTCTATGCAAATGTATGTAAAAGTTTTTATATAGGTTATTGTATCCCTCTTTCTTGCCCCTACTTATCAGTTGACGCCCCAGTCCTGAAAGCTGTAGTAATCAGGGTATGAAAGTCAATGGGGCCTTGGATGTAAGCATTTGAAGCAGGGATTGTGTTTGTACAACGTCCAGCACAATGGGCCTCGTGTCTTGAAGGGGTCTGCAGGTGTGACTGtaatataaacaagaaataataaATGTTCCTGGTCAACAGGTCTCCCAAGGGATCACCTGGAAAGTTATCACTCCTTCATGTGGAATAACTTTTTCAAGCACATTGACATCTCTCCAGAAAACACCCGTATTTTGGATGGAAATGCAACTGACCTACAGGCGGCGTGTGATGCTTTTGAGGGGAAAATCAAAGCAGCTGGTGGAATCGAACTCTTTGTTGGAGGTGAAAATCTGAAGGAATAACAGACTTGGAGAGAACACAACCTTGTTTTTGCCATAATTCTAGCTAACTTTGGGgaatttttgtcttttgtttatGCCACTTATTAGATTTGCAGTCAGAAAAGCCACATGTGCATCCCATTTCCAATTACTGTAAGCACACCTGTCTGTTAAGTGTCGCCTCTATCCATTCCCTTCTATGGCATTGATGGGGACAAACGCTATGCATAGGTGACTCACTTGTggtgtatgtgtgtttggggttttttcctgtCTCAGTGAGATGTTCAGGTTGTCCTAGTAGCTGTTCCATCTCTGGTTAAGCCTTATGGCCATACCAAGTCAGTGGAATGTGGCTCCTGTTCAAGTAGATGGGTCTCAAAATGTGAACAATAGACTGGCTTCAAAGTCTGCAGGGGTAGGGGATGATGGCAGAGTGGTTTTGATCCACTTGGCAGTGAATGACATCCTTAATGAGCCCTCtttacatgcttaattttaaagttCAGCCATTTTTGAGGTATATTTGCCCAGAAGGGGGAAGCAGTGTaacttttttttccacaaaaatcaAATCGCTAATGATGTtgttcaaatgtattgatttgttttaaattgcCATTTCATCTAAGATCTAGATTTGAAAACTTCAGTCCAATAGGTGAATTCTTCAGAAAAGTATCAAGTAGTAAAAATGGGAGGGAAGGTGTGCTAACCAAAACTGTGTTGCAACCTTTACGCTAGCAAGTTCTACCAGGTAACTGCTGTAATCAGCTAGAACCCCTCTGAGACAGTGGTATCTTCTAACCTGATGCGTTTGGGTGCTAACATCCAAGTTACTACCTCCAAAAATGCAAAGGAACAGCGTCTCtgctcttattgacttcagtgggaaatttGCCATTCACTTGAAGGGAAGCAGGAGCTTGAGCAAAGCTGCAAGTTCTTGTATGAAAGTAATGTGCTTCACCTATTCTGTAGCTATTCTTAGGAGCCTATAGCATCCTTACAGTAAGAATGATGTTGGCTTTGTTTCCTATGATGTGTTAAGGTAGTGACACAGTTCCCAAACTGTCTCCAACACAGGTATTGGCCCAGATGGTCATATTGCCTTCAACGAGCCCGGCTCAAGTCTGGTGTCCAGAACTAGAGTGAAGACGTTGGCTATGgacaccatcttggctaatgctAGATTCTTTGATGGCGACCTCTCCAAAGTCCCCACAATGGCGCTCACAGTTGGAGTAGGCACAGTCATGGATGCTAGAGAGGTTAGAATTAAAATACAATGACTTAATATCGTGCTCCATGGAGCATCAAAAGGTTGTCTAGTCTTCAAGCAGTGGTACtttctgcagcccagccccaggcattATAACTGAACTTCCATAAGTGTAGTTTGCTCAGCTAAACAACCTACCTTCTTGTACCCTGCACAACTACCTCATAGCTTTTTTTCCTGGGGCTTTGATTGCAAAGATCAAATTAGCCATGCTCAAGTTAGACACAAATTGAAGGGCTTATAAATGCGGCATGACGGCTGAGATTTGGTCCTAATAAAAGTAAAACCATACATGCAGGGAGAAGAAAAGAAGGGTCTGACCAAACAGTCATACGCATTGCATCAAAATGAGCTTATTCATGTGGCTTCTATTATGctactttaacatttttaatgtaaCTATGCAGAACAGTTGCATTTAGCCTAGGGGGCTGGGTAAGGGAGGTTTCCAGGGGACAATCTCACAAAgtgtgagaaccactgacttaatcAGAGGTATACCAGCAAATTGTGAGAGTCAGAAGGTGGTGTGTGGTTGAATTTATTTTTACACCTGTAGTTCATAACCGTTAATCACCTCCTCTAAACTGCTCTAGTCTACTCTTGCATAAACACTAAAGGGAGAGCTCAGAGTAACAGGTGGATAAACTTTAAAATGACCAGGCAAGCCATAATTTTACTACCTAAAACAATACAGGCAAAGTGAGCAGTACCCAGTCAATGAAGTGAAACACTGCTGGGGAGGACTAAAATCGTTTTCTTCTTCAGATGACTTACTCATCTATTGCTTCAAAACACGCTTGGGTGTTCCCTTTAAATGTACATCACAAAACCTAACTGTTattcctgtgttttgtttttgaattcaaGTTATGATTTTAATCACAGGAGCCCATAAGGCATTTGCTTTGTACAAAGCCACTGAGGAAGGGGTAAACCACATGTGGACAGTATCTGCCTTTCAGCAGCATCCCAGCACTGTCTTTGTGTGTGATGAGGATGCCACCCTAGAACTCAAAGTTAAAACAGTGAAATACTTTAAAGGTAAATATTTGGCCAGATCAGGTCACTTTTTCAGTTAGCTTTTCTGTACTTtaaggcgggggggggtgtgtgaaCTTTTAGGTCTGAGgaccacattggggttgcaaaactgtatggagggctgggtagggagggCTGTGCCTCTCAACacagcctggccccctcccacttctTGCCCCGACTACCCCCCTCAGAACTTCCagtccatccaaccccccctgctccttgtcccctgactgccccctcccaggatccCCGCCCTGCTGAGTCCCACCCCTTATACAATCCTCCATTCTcactgttccctgactgcccacccacccccccaagaacctccaccccatccaaccatcccttgattcctgtcccctaactgccccctatccaacccccctccctgccctcctgcccctttaccatgccgctcagagcagcagaagATCGCAGCCAGCCGTGCTGCTCGTGTGGTGGGATTGCTGCGGAgggatgggatagcaggggcggggccaggctagATGTAggccatgggccatagtttgcccacttctgcttTAAAGGCTACCATTTAATTTAGAAAATCTTTCCTGTCAGAAAAATTGTTCGAAGGAAGTGCTGTCAAATAACTCTCAACCCTAACGtttaaaaaacaatcaaacaaaaaaaccaaaatctcCACTGACTAGAAATCTATTCAGGGTAACCTTTTAGATGcaaatgttatttatttaaatattccaCTATAGTTTTATGAACCCTGTGTTGAGTTAGTAACTCAAAACTAGAAACTGCTATTGCTTAGAAGCCATAAATGAACTGAGTGAGGCTAGCTTAATTCTCCAAGCTGAGTGAAGTATGTCCCTCTTTCTGTACATAACAGAATGtaaactagatttaaaaaattcTATTAGCCTGTAGTGGTGGTAAAtgactaaggagtttttaaaattaattatactGACACTCCAATATCAAGCTTACAGCGATGGGGTGAAAAATACTTTTGAGggttgtggggga is part of the Mauremys mutica isolate MM-2020 ecotype Southern chromosome 8, ASM2049712v1, whole genome shotgun sequence genome and encodes:
- the LOC123376578 gene encoding glucosamine-6-phosphate isomerase 1-like isoform X2: METMKLIILENYAQASEWAAKYIRNRIIQFNPGPDKYFTLGLPTGSTPLGCYKKLIEYYKNGDLSFKYVKTFNMDEYVGLPRDHLESYHSFMWNNFFKHIDISPENTRILDGNATDLQAACDAFEGKIKAAGGIELFVGGIGPDGHIAFNEPGSSLVSRTRVKTLAMDTILANARFFDGDLSKVPTMALTVGVGTVMDAREVMILITGAHKAFALYKATEEGVNHMWTVSAFQQHPSTVFVCDEDATLELKVKTVKYFKGLMLVHNKLVEPLYSMKETGAERRQSKKPYSN
- the LOC123376578 gene encoding glucosamine-6-phosphate isomerase 1-like isoform X1, which gives rise to METMKLIILENYAQASEWAAKYIRNRIIQFNPGPDKYFTLGLPTGSTPLGCYKKLIEYYKNGDLSFKYVKTFNMDEYVGLPRDHLESYHSFMWNNFFKHIDISPENTRILDGNATDLQAACDAFEGKIKAAGGIELFVGGIGPDGHIAFNEPGSSLVSRTRVKTLAMDTILANARFFDGDLSKVPTMALTVGVGTVMDARETCLLPNSP